Part of the Henckelia pumila isolate YLH828 chromosome 2, ASM3356847v2, whole genome shotgun sequence genome is shown below.
GGGTGGCATTTacttaaatatataattcagtttaattaattatgttgattcTTTCTTAATAATCTCTAAATAAAGTGGTAACCGGAGTATATGATGTTAgcaatttttatttcaattttttgtatatatattttccttttttttgtagtggaaaatttatatattatctgGTGAAGACTGAAGAGTACGTGTCCATGACCCAATACTTTGTGGACTGCTTTTGTAGCTCCAACAAGTTGTTGCAAAATTGTACTAATGCACATGACCTTTTGCATTCATCAaactattattattaatttcgaAAAATATATTGCATCTATTTATACGCAATTGACTTAAAACCTCTAAAAGTTAAATGACAATTACTCTAGTTATAATTTGTTTGTTGATGTTAAAGTTTTTTAATTTCATCTAGGTTTCGATTTACAAACGTAACGCATGTGATATGTCGCTGGTGTAATTAATAACTATCACATGGATTTTGAACTCTTACTCCATGACTTAATCATTGATGGTATTCTCGTTTCCTGATTTGTTTATATGTGTGGAAAAATATGCAGGTTGCATGTGGTGGAACATATATatcgaataaattaatatattatatgtttCTGTCACATTTCATTAAATTAAAGTGCAAGGTGCAGTCTTTCGACGACACTGTATCGCACATAATATATACAATAAACAAATGGTACTTCTGGATAAAACATGGATGAGGATGAGGAGACTTCTCGACAATATGAGCCACAAGAGAGAAATATACACGAATGACTAGATATACTCAGCCAGCTTCGTGCTGAGCTACGTTATCGAATAGCGTAGTTCGGTgtatttcaaatcttttaagtcGTACCACAACACAGAACCACAACACAGAGTAAACATagatttgaaaaatttataagaGAGAATAAAATTGATCTAATATTGCAATGAACTGGAAAGAATTGAAATCCGGTTGTAATTTCCGTCCAGGAAATTAATAAAtgtcaataaataaaaattgtttgcatttttttaaatttgatttgatttgttttgttttgtatgagTTGAAGCGGTCCAATCCATACGACAATAGTCTGAAACCGCATACAAATCCCGCCCACACTTGGAGAAAACTCATCGCTAGCTTTTCTTTTGGACTCTAGGGAGTCTTTCTTAATTTGTATTTCCGACCACAACGTAACCCAAAGCAATTTGGTAATAGTttatgcaaaacaaaatttaCATCGATCGACTTGTGATGAtattcatataaaatttcattaaaaatattttaacaagggtgaatttttggtataccgtataaaaaataattatataaaaaaaaattatattggtATCAATatcgaaatttcaaaattttggtatgaaaaaaatccatACTGATATCGTacagataccgaaaaaaaattcgatatatcaaaaatatatatatatataaaaaaaatttcagtacaATATCTCGAAAATTCGATATTTTAATTTGATATCTCAGTTTTAGTCGTTAGCACAAGGTAATGGGCCAAATATGGCACTCGATTTGTCTCCGTGAACCATGATGTGATGTACAAGAAGGAAGATGACAGGAGGTAAAGATCATTATTATAATAAAGGTttgttagttttttttttcctaaaaaaaaatttatatatttgatcTTATAGTATATGTATCAAAATCACAAATAGATAAACCTAAAAACCAAAACCGTGGCTTTCCCTAAAAAACTATGAGAATTACTTAAATACCGTCGGTTAGttattaaaaataaagttttacATTTTCCATCCCTTATTTTATACATCCAAATACAAATTGAGATCATGCTCcaacatataaaaaatttcataaaaatgGTGCTATGAATCGTCTCCTAAAATAATTGGCACAATGTGTgtgagtttatttatttattctaaaattttaatatattttcgaataaatttatcaaacaaCATATTTACATATTATCATAATTAGTAAATTATACATGTTTTACAAGCTTAaatgtcttttaaaaaaatcactGCTCATATTTGCCGTAATATGGGGAAGGAAGGGTTTTATATATTGGCAAAATTAtgattttcagtttttttttaaaaaaatttgcttattattaattatttatatataaatatgttaagtatttattttaccCTTAAAGTGCAAGTGCCAAAATGATGAAATGTAATTGAGGCAAGTATTAGATAAATTAAAAACAAAGGGAAAGTGACTTCTCATTCACAAGTCATATTTAGTAAATCACTTTTTAAGCATATACAGTTGTTGTGCATCTAAATAATTGGCCATATATAATGAATAACACAAatgtaatatataaaaaaaattatttataatccATCTCATGACATTAATTTCTTAAAATAAAACCCCACGATCTAATTGTAACGAATCTCCTCCCACTTGAAAAAGACCCTCGAAGCTAAATTTTCTAAATATACTTTTTAAAAGATATTGTATGTATTCTGACTAgagattaaaatatttgatgaaGAGAACCAAACGACAAGAATAATCGCACCCCCTTCATTGtaactatattatattataaacatTAAATGTCACTGTTGAAAGAGGCATTgtgaaatatttttatcatagtGTGTGGAAATTTGCTCGAATAATTTAGCATATCTTTCAAACATTATTTGGAATTTTGGACGATAGCATATGGAAGTCCAGACAAAATTACTTAATGATGACTAGATAGATCCAATTTTTGTTACTACACTTCTTCTGTCCTTTTTCTTTTtaggttttttaaaattatctTATATTCATACGTTTTACATGATCAATAAAGAATTAACACTTTAAAAACACTCAAGTCAAATTAAGTTTTCAAGTCTTTATGAAAAATaagacaattaaattttttgtccCGTAATTTAGACTCTTTCTATTTTTGGTTAtgttaattgtgaatttataattTCATTTTTGTAActtgtatgttttttttttaaatttttttctcgCACTAAATATTCATTTGTAGTTCTGTAATCTGTATAATGTCTTTATTTTTGATATTATAATCGACAAATACGATATATAGATTCggataaaaaatacaaaattaaaacaacataaaaattatgacAAAATTGAAAATTCATCGAAACAAgttcaaaaatgaaaaaaaaaataaaaatcacgaGACAAAATATAAATCTTTTTTCTAACAGAATAAAACAAATCACAAATAACAGAAGCAAAATATACTTCCATCATAGATAATAGTGGCAAGTTAATTAATGAGAGAAATAAAGCGTTTTTACACTGAAATAATTATTGTAAATTTTGAATAACAGTAgttatataattattgataaaagAAAAAGTTAGGTCATTGACGTGATAAGGTTCTCAAGACTTCGTGTGGCTTATCATAGTTATAAAGAAAAATGTACATTTTTTTATGGTCACGAAAAAGATGCAGCAactttatgagatttttatatttattttttcaaaattaacttTATGAGATTCAATAATATGAAAGATAATACTCATGATAATTGTCCCTATTTAATtaggagaaaaaaaaattgtatagtTTAAAAGATAGGATTTATGCCATCATCAAGAAGTTATTGCTTTTAAAGTGAAACTCTAAGCCTTCGAGCTTGTAATGTagctttaaaaataaatactttAGGGGATATTTAGGatccatatatatatctaaacattaattaattaaatagctTGAAACACCAAGGCCTCAGATACGTAAAACAATAATGGGCTCAATATTTGGGCCCTTTAACCATAACATTAAAGTAGGCCTggcccaaaaataaatttttaattagatCTCCGAGTTCATCCATGGACCATGAGCATCGATAGGTGAACAGATGAGCACATAAAAGAAggtcattttattttttccactctttcaatttttatttttttttttaacatagaATCTCAcattagttattattatttttatataccaCCAGGTAAATACTGAATTaacatataataatatataaactaaGCTAAAATCACACCGAACAAAACTCGTGTCACAATCTCGATGGAAAAAGtgttttgaagaattttttgAACGATTTATCTACTTCACTAATTCAAACATCATCTGAATAGCGAATTTTTTCATAATTGATATAACTTGAAATGAACactattaataaaaaaaaaaaaaaagggttctaaaaaaaaaaaaaaaaaaaaaaagagtttagCTCTCTAAATAAATCTTTTGGTGGCTACCGCTTATTCTTACAAATTATTATCCCAAGAAAAATTATAGCGATCAGCGAATCAGCAGACAAATTGAAGTTTTTCTAACCGTGGACCAAAGAAATCTCAGTTTCGTTGTGAGTCCCTCGTTTGTTTTAATCTTTCTCGGTCTTTAATTTAGTTATCAATATTTGTTTCAACTTCGTTGTTAGATAATTTTGTTTATTGAGCAATTGAAGCATAGTTTTATGAACTGATACTGTTTAAATCAAAGAAGCTGGATAGATTCTCTTTACTTTTAGCTTTTAAGATAAAGATGAGGAAAGGATGAATAGGCACCAGGCAGGAGACATTtgcattttttgtttttattcctCCTAGTATTTTGGTTGACGATGGATTTATTTTGAGGTGAATTTCATATTTGAAGAAGtacccggaaaaaaaaaatcagattttattGCTTGATTTATTGTGTTATTGTTCAGTTATGCATAAATTGGCGTTTCTTGAAGATTTGTGAAGTGGGTTTTGCTTGTAAATTGGTTTTACGATAAAAGCTCTGTTCTTGGCGAAAATGATTCTCCTTCATTATCACGTGTTTCTTTAGctgtttataaaaataatatttgttttcaactgatttcttttgttaaacTTAGTTTGCAGCGCAGAGAGATTTTATCTAGAGTAAAACTGGGTGTAAGATCGCAATACCTTGGTAACTAGCAATGATCCATATATAGTGTTCTCCTTTCGCCCTCTCGTTATGTCTTAAAAAGGGCATCTCATAGAGCTAAAAGATGTGGTTAATGGGTAGCTGAAATTGGAATTGTTATTGCCACCCCCAAAACGCTAGCTCAATAAGCATTCCTGAGATGTGACGCGGGATACCTGTTTGAGGCTCTTTTGTTCATGTTGTTAATTTTTCCCATTGTTGTTCGAAACTTAAGAGATCGGAGGTATAGCTACTATATTATATAAGGGAATGCACAGTCCAGCTCCTCTCATTACAACCGTAGCATAGGGATGTCCAACATCCCGGGGTTGAGTTTATCATTCTGAAAGGTGCCGAATTAAAGGGAGGGCCTGTGGAGACTCTGAGGCTCGAAGGGGAAATGGACCTCTGAGGCCctaacatggctgaagagatGCAAATGTGCTTACTGGAAGGGAGGAGATAGCCGATACGTGTATTGGAGGGATAAAGGAGAAATACCATAGCTAGAGGTGGAGTCTCCAATGAACTAGTTATAAGATGTAGCTACTGAGCTAATGTTAAAACTTTTCCTTTGGCTTTGATATTCAAATATTGAGCTAATATGGCAAGGAAGTGTCTTTGGATTGAAACGTGCATTTAGTAAGGGCCTCTTGCATTAAAATGCTACAAAATGTGAAGAATGAAAGGCCATGTTTCTCAAAATTCTTGAGTTAGAAACTGGAGTTTTGTTTCATTGGTTCCTTTCCCTTACTATTCTGATGAGTTTTCTCTGTTATGCCATTAACACCGAATAACTTTCTCTCATGATGATAGTcatttggattttgaaactaTTTATTGCAATAATCTATCTTTGCTGCTGGTAATGGGAGGTTTCAACGAAAACTTGGGTAATGTTTAGGAGAGCTTATAGGAAGCACTTCTTAGCTTTTCGtttacaaaatttcacaaaattttaaatttttgttaaaGGAAAAGTTGAGAAATGCTTCTAAGAAACTCTACCTAACACTACCATAGTCAATTAAGATGCTATAATTTTTATCGCGATGTATGTTTACAGTCAAGTGCATTTTGCAAGCTATTCCTGGTTGTTGATGTCTTTTGCTGCGCCAAATAGATCAACTTCAAGTTGTTTTTCCTCTTTGGCATTTTAAGTATGTTTCTTCGGCTAGACAATATCTATCAACGCACTGAATTATTCAATTTCCATCACCAACGAGAATTAGCAGCCATGTCTTTAAATTTGCGCAGATACCAAATTCTGAAATGGACTCTAAGACGTCAATCCACAAAGGCGGATGCCACTGCAAGAGAGTAAGATGGCAAGTACGAGCTCCAAAGAGTGTCGTAGCCTGGAAATGCAACTGCTCAAATTGCTCGATGAGAGGGAATGTTCACTTTGTCGTCCCATCGCAGCAGTTTGAACTCGACGAAGATTCCAAACAGTTTCTAACGACTTATACTTTTGGCACACACACAGCCAAGCATATGTTCTGCAAAATCTGTGGCATAACTTCATTTTATATCCCAAGGTCGAACCCGGATGGTATAGCAGTTACACTCGGATGTGTAGACCCTGGAACACTGACTCATGTCGAGATCAGGAAATTTGATGGAACTGATTGGGAAGGATCATACAATCAGTCAGGCATTTCGGCTTGTTCGAAAATGGATGCAGAAATTTAGTCGAAGAATGTCATCAAGGACCAATGTATAATTCAGTGGCGGATTCCTAAATATCAAAGTTTTGTCTCCAGAAATAAATCGTTTTTTTTCCTACTTACTCATATGAAATCTCGAGTCTGCCCATGATTGTATTGCTTGTTTACTTGCATGTGTTAGAATTTTATCCAAATATAcataaagaaaaattatatcTTTCGTCTTACAAATCACATGATTGTATTGCTAGTAGGGACTAGGGAGTATGTAGAGTTTCTTGATCCCATTCCattatttcttgaaaatatggACTTTTTTGCTATTTAATGGAATCAAACCAAAATTCCTAACATAACCCTTCCACGTCAGCATGAGGTCGACTTCTAGTCGCCGCGTCTGACTTATTTGGATAATTCTCCTTCTAATTATCTTCTTTAATCTCTGCTTAACTGCCAGTAATTCAACGGCCCCGATTCGTCTCGTAAACTCTGTCAAAGCTCAGGCTTGCCTTAACCTCCAGTTCAAGATGACTCAGCATTTTCTCCGTGCGAATAAATGGCCCATTTCGTGAAATGGGATCATCTTCTCACCTCAAATCAACCGCGCAATGCAGTTAAGCCCAACGGAAATTTTCAGAATTCGAGTTCTTTACCAACTTCTTGGACTTCCCCAGATCTTTTAAACCCTCAACCGTTCACCAAGATTTTGCATTTCTGAAAGATTTCGAGCTATTTTTCCAGTGCGAAGCAATGGAATCTGAGTGAGAAAGGAAGACACTTTTCACGAGTTTAAAGAATGGAGCCTACATTTCTTGGTCTTGACACGAACACAAAAAATCCCAAAAGATTTTATGGCTTCCACACGTTCGCGGAACCGGGCTGCCCCGTCTCTCTCACCGGTGCCTTTCGCGATAACGTCCGCCATTTTCTTCGAGAATGTGCGGTGCTCGAGGATTACGATGTAGAGGGAATGCCCGTTTGGTGTACTTTTTTGGTGTACGAGAGCAAGGGCGTTGTGCTTCCTCTGTTTACAGTTGAAGAAAATGTGAAGCACTCTAATAGGCCCTTCTGTGATTACTGCCGCTGCGCTGGTTAGTGACCTTTTGTTTATTCTATTGATTTTGAACCATGCTTGGGGTAAATTTGATGTGGggtttgtgttttattttttatttattttttgtttgtgCAAGCAATGTACATCTTGAGTTGGGTTTATGCTATTTTTTAAATCCTTTTTTAATTTTCGTAACGCAGGGTGGAGCAACCATTTCGTGTCAAAAAGAAAGTACCATTTTATAATTCCAGTTGATGATGAGTGGAATAAGTCTCTTGATGAGGGTGCTTTTGATCTTCAATCTCACTTCTTGCATGGTTTGATTCACTGCAATGGATTTGGGCATTTACTCTGCATAAATGGGATTGAAGGGGGTTCTAAGTTCATCTGTGGTCGAGAACTCATGGATCTCTGGGACCGTATCTGCACCAGCTTTAATGCTCGGTAACGAGATCTCTTAGCTTTCAATTTTGCATTTTCCGTTCTGGTTGATATATGATCTGGATATGAATATGGTTACTGGATTTTGACGCCACCGTAATGAATATCTAATGCTgtttttcttgaaaatattgagTTACACGTTTACGAAATCCCTGACACATTTACGTGATTGGAAGTTGGTTTTGGATCTTATAAACTGTTAACAAAGGAAACTTATTATCAATTCATTTTGGATCTTATAAACTGTTAACAAAGGAAACTTATTATCAATTTATTCCTGATTATATGATTACTCCACAGTCGGCTAGAGAGATCATGGTTTGAACCTTCCCGAATCTATGATGGATATTTCTGTCTGATGTGATCAGACAAGGAAGAAGTACTGAAACCAAATAATTGTTTTCTTTCAATTTCATAATTTGTAATTATCAAACTGTTGACAGAATTCTAATAGCATTAAGCTTGGTTATAGGATCAAAAAAACGTTTATTTGTTGTATAGTTTTAACAGTTAAAATATGTTCGAGAAAAAGTTATCGAATAGCACTTGTAGTCACATGATTTAATTGCTCTATAGATTGTCAGAGTTCTCAGTTGTTTCACTAGACACTAGTATTTCATTGTCGTTGAAGAGAAGTCATGAGAACATTTTCAGTTTCTTGCATGAAATATTCGAATAATTTGTTTCGTAGGAAAATCTCGGTGGAGGATTTGTCCAAAAAGCATATGATGGATCTCCGCCTGCTTTATGGAGTTGCTTATGGACGTTCCTGGTTTGGTAGATGGGGATACCAATTCTGTCATGGAAGCTTTGGCGTGAAGTGGCATAACTATGAAAAGGCTATAAATATTCTCAGCTCCTTGGAGCTGGATCAAGTAATTGATGATTTCAGTTTCACCACTGGATGCACGTTTATAAAACAGATTATCCACCATTACAGAAATCTTAGTGAGGCCAGTTTGGTTACAGTTCGAGATCTCTTCAGATTTATGCTTACTCTCAAGATGAAAACTCCTGCCGAAAAACATACAACCATTTCTGCAGCGATTTCACAATGTTCTGGGAAAAACTCGCGCTTTTTTGCACCTGTCAGGGCTTGTTCCTGGAAAATTGCCACTCGAACTCCTATTAAGAACGGCACATTTGCCAAAGAAAAATCCTCCAAATGCAGAAAATTTTCCAATCTTGCTGCTAATATGGATAGTAGATGGCCAGTCAGGAGACTCGAGCAAGTTGCAGATGTCATTGTTGATGCCttgaaagaaaagagagaagagaAAGGCTGCCATAATTGGATGACCAGACAAGAGGTTCGTGATGCAGCCCGTCTCCATGTTGGTGATACAGGGTTGATAGATCATGTGCTAAAAGCCATGAACAATGTCATTGTTGGAAAGTACGTTGTTCGACGAGCTGTGAACCGATCCACTAAAGTGCTGGAATATAGCATTC
Proteins encoded:
- the LOC140883329 gene encoding uncharacterized protein is translated as MDSKTSIHKGGCHCKRVRWQVRAPKSVVAWKCNCSNCSMRGNVHFVVPSQQFELDEDSKQFLTTYTFGTHTAKHMFCKICGITSFYIPRSNPDGIAVTLGCVDPGTLTHVEIRKFDGTDWEGSYNQSGISACSKMDAEI
- the LOC140883328 gene encoding PHD finger protein MALE MEIOCYTE DEATH 1, with protein sequence MEPTFLGLDTNTKNPKRFYGFHTFAEPGCPVSLTGAFRDNVRHFLRECAVLEDYDVEGMPVWCTFLVYESKGVVLPLFTVEENVKHSNRPFCDYCRCAGWSNHFVSKRKYHFIIPVDDEWNKSLDEGAFDLQSHFLHGLIHCNGFGHLLCINGIEGGSKFICGRELMDLWDRICTSFNARKISVEDLSKKHMMDLRLLYGVAYGRSWFGRWGYQFCHGSFGVKWHNYEKAINILSSLELDQVIDDFSFTTGCTFIKQIIHHYRNLSEASLVTVRDLFRFMLTLKMKTPAEKHTTISAAISQCSGKNSRFFAPVRACSWKIATRTPIKNGTFAKEKSSKCRKFSNLAANMDSRWPVRRLEQVADVIVDALKEKREEKGCHNWMTRQEVRDAARLHVGDTGLIDHVLKAMNNVIVGKYVVRRAVNRSTKVLEYSIQDLKCVKFGACPATVSKTIHTFGVVPGRNIYEDLYMFYTYLFRDYPEFESVQLAVQTILCSKLFVKEWHFRDEEDDLLRFVCRLTTSSLDLNAELFPDFPPEEFIVVPPYSTIGDLKLSVQNVLRDTYFVTERLVVTDVVELEGMEDNEVLFGIIESGTELSVRGFGLDDESDLRYEGGAENWTVRCKCGAEDDDGERMVSCDICEIWQHTRCNGVEDTDTAPRLFVCDFCCSNLAPVQQTQCGLGFEWDQSYKVPMVLPHLPELNMGSLYCK